In Ferrimicrobium sp., a genomic segment contains:
- a CDS encoding ribonuclease J, whose amino-acid sequence MSNVVAAEETVSVRFLGGLGEIGRNSLVISQGRDAVVIDCGVMFPKADMPGVDVVLPDYRYLVEADLDLHGVLVTHGHEDHIGALPHLLREVPMPIYGSAVTMAFARSRLEQSGVSGIHYREIADYESVNVGPFQVEFIPVTHSIPGATAVAVSTAQGLILHTGDFKIDRTPVDARAFGLDRMATLGANGVRLLLSDSTNADEPGSSNSESSVGGVLTEVFAENRDRRLTVVCFASHLHRIQQIIAACQASGRRICLVGRSLQRNTKLGQQLGLFPEGALSGLIDVEEIDELDPASVCIIATGSQGEHSSALHRLAFAKDPWFTMGDRDTVIFSSDTIPGNESAVYRVINQLARLGVRAIYPSVRRVHSSGHARRDELSLLITLVRPQFFIPVHGEYRHLAAHHQLAIETGVVSGAARICNDGDEVLLTSSGMAAGVSRSGDYLYVDGKVGDINASVLRDRRSLSADGIVVAALTMAEGRRLVGEPEIFSFGWVHDEREEGLLLAIRDVVSATVMSLNPDQGVSHLKDQLKRRVGKYIREQTKRRPLIVPLVIEV is encoded by the coding sequence ATGAGTAATGTTGTTGCCGCCGAGGAGACCGTTTCGGTCCGATTTCTTGGTGGGTTGGGCGAGATTGGACGGAACTCGCTGGTCATCTCCCAAGGCCGTGATGCGGTGGTGATCGACTGTGGGGTGATGTTCCCCAAGGCAGACATGCCTGGCGTGGATGTGGTCCTGCCCGACTATCGGTATCTCGTTGAGGCAGATCTTGATCTTCACGGGGTGTTGGTCACCCATGGGCATGAGGATCACATCGGAGCGCTGCCGCACCTGCTGCGAGAGGTTCCGATGCCCATCTATGGTTCGGCGGTGACGATGGCGTTTGCCCGTTCACGGCTCGAACAATCGGGAGTCTCGGGTATCCACTATCGGGAGATTGCTGATTATGAATCGGTCAATGTTGGCCCGTTCCAGGTGGAGTTTATTCCAGTCACCCACTCTATTCCAGGCGCGACTGCGGTCGCGGTCTCGACGGCCCAAGGTTTGATTCTGCATACTGGCGACTTCAAGATCGATCGCACCCCGGTTGACGCTCGAGCTTTTGGGCTCGATCGTATGGCCACCCTGGGTGCCAACGGTGTGCGGTTGTTGCTCTCGGATTCGACGAATGCGGACGAACCGGGCTCGTCGAATTCAGAGAGTTCCGTTGGAGGAGTCCTCACCGAGGTCTTCGCCGAGAATCGCGATCGAAGGTTGACGGTGGTGTGTTTTGCGTCACATCTGCACCGTATCCAACAAATTATTGCTGCATGCCAGGCCTCTGGCCGGCGCATTTGCCTCGTGGGACGTTCGCTGCAACGCAATACGAAGTTGGGCCAGCAGCTTGGCCTCTTTCCAGAGGGTGCGTTGAGTGGACTCATCGATGTGGAGGAGATCGACGAGCTCGATCCGGCGTCAGTCTGTATCATCGCCACTGGCTCCCAGGGCGAGCACTCGTCCGCGCTCCACCGGTTGGCGTTCGCTAAGGACCCTTGGTTCACGATGGGCGATCGTGACACGGTGATCTTCTCGTCGGATACGATACCTGGCAACGAATCTGCTGTCTACCGGGTCATCAATCAACTCGCACGGCTAGGCGTCCGTGCGATCTACCCCTCGGTTCGGCGGGTCCACTCCTCTGGGCACGCGCGTCGGGACGAACTCTCGCTCCTCATCACCTTAGTGCGGCCGCAGTTTTTTATACCTGTGCATGGCGAGTATCGTCACTTGGCTGCGCATCATCAGTTGGCCATCGAAACTGGTGTGGTCAGCGGAGCGGCGCGTATCTGCAACGACGGTGATGAGGTGCTGCTCACCTCCTCAGGAATGGCCGCTGGCGTATCACGGTCCGGTGATTATCTCTATGTCGATGGCAAGGTGGGTGATATCAACGCCAGTGTGTTGAGGGATCGCCGCAGCCTCTCCGCAGATGGTATTGTCGTGGCTGCACTCACGATGGCCGAAGGGCGGCGGCTCGTTGGGGAACCGGAGATTTTCTCGTTCGGATGGGTCCATGACGAACGTGAAGAAGGGCTTCTGCTCGCGATCCGTGATGTAGTCTCGGCTACTGTGATGAGTTTGAATCCAGATCAGGGGGTGAGCCATCTGAAGGACCAACTCAAGCGCAGGGTCGGTAAGTACATTCGAGAGCAGACCAAACGGCGACCGCTGATCGTCCCACTCGTGATCGAGGTGTAA
- the dapA gene encoding 4-hydroxy-tetrahydrodipicolinate synthase, giving the protein MTSMTPMFGAVVTAMGTPFMADGRIDEDGVVALARWLVANGSDALVVTGSTGESGTLSDAERRLLWLLVREAVDCPVLAGATTNDTAHSLRLIDDAEEVGADGILAVTPYYNRPPQAGLIRHFSTIAAATELPVMLYDIPARTGRRIELPTFLALMERHANIVAVKDASGDVARLAKLAAALEGRAQVYCGDDALLLPFLSLGAVGIVSVASHWAGVGLQALIDAALHGDLERAARLNRVLIPSYDFESSELYPNPIPTKAMMAELGVCQGFTRSPLIDPPEELRKEAVKLYAQLRMALANEGVELIHE; this is encoded by the coding sequence ATGACGTCGATGACACCGATGTTTGGAGCAGTCGTCACCGCAATGGGCACGCCATTTATGGCCGATGGACGTATCGATGAGGATGGGGTCGTTGCGCTTGCGCGTTGGCTCGTCGCTAACGGTTCCGATGCGCTGGTGGTGACCGGCTCCACTGGAGAATCGGGTACGCTCTCCGACGCTGAGCGGCGATTGTTATGGTTGTTGGTTCGCGAGGCCGTGGATTGTCCGGTGTTGGCCGGTGCGACCACCAATGATACTGCTCACTCGCTCCGTCTGATTGACGATGCCGAGGAGGTGGGGGCTGACGGGATCCTTGCAGTGACTCCCTACTACAATCGTCCGCCGCAAGCCGGACTCATCCGCCATTTCTCGACGATTGCAGCGGCGACTGAGCTGCCGGTGATGCTCTACGACATCCCCGCGCGCACCGGACGTCGTATCGAGTTGCCCACGTTCCTCGCACTGATGGAACGACACGCCAATATCGTGGCGGTCAAAGATGCTTCGGGAGATGTGGCCCGCCTTGCGAAGCTTGCCGCTGCCCTGGAGGGTCGTGCCCAGGTGTACTGTGGTGATGATGCATTGTTGTTGCCCTTCTTGAGCCTTGGAGCGGTTGGTATCGTCTCCGTAGCCTCCCACTGGGCCGGGGTGGGTCTCCAGGCCCTGATCGATGCCGCCCTGCATGGAGATCTTGAGCGGGCGGCGAGGCTGAACCGGGTGTTGATTCCGAGTTATGACTTCGAGAGTAGTGAGTTGTATCCGAACCCGATCCCAACCAAAGCGATGATGGCAGAGCTCGGGGTGTGTCAAGGGTTTACTCGATCACCATTGATTGACCCCCCTGAGGAACTGCGTAAAGAGGCGGTCAAACTCTACGCCCAACTACGTATGGCCCTGGCGAATGAAGGAGTGGAGCTCATCCATGAGTAA
- a CDS encoding competence/damage-inducible protein A, whose translation MEVAVVAIGTELLLGQIVDSNSARIGQMLAANGFSSHLQLKVGDNHERIVAALELALRDADAVITSGGLGPTQDDITREAIAEFARRPLREDAEVRVVIEELFAQRGRPMSANNYRQALVPDGATIIAQRKGTAPGLIVPVGEKVIFALPGVPYELDDMLAHEVLAELHARRKDATVIRSRVLRTWGLGESRLAELMAPRFEELEGSNVTIAFLASGIEGVKVRFTVNTTSEEEAAILLDREEAQARGLLGDAIFGVDDDTLESVVAQLALTQGISIAVAESLTGGMVASQLVRVPGASRWFRGGVVSYATAVKEELLGVKTAAVVSEEAACSMAEGVARLLGSELGVATTGVAGPEMMEGQAVGTVWIGMSLRGHSSARRVQLLGDRERIRTYATATALDLVRLTLSGSARGFELAETDVRR comes from the coding sequence TTGGAGGTAGCCGTCGTCGCCATCGGGACCGAGCTGTTGCTCGGGCAGATTGTCGACTCGAACTCGGCGCGCATTGGACAGATGTTGGCGGCCAATGGCTTCTCCTCTCACCTTCAGCTCAAGGTTGGTGATAATCACGAGCGCATCGTTGCCGCGTTGGAGCTAGCGCTTCGAGATGCGGATGCGGTGATCACCAGTGGGGGTCTCGGGCCGACCCAGGACGATATCACGCGAGAGGCGATTGCGGAGTTCGCTCGGCGACCGCTACGTGAGGATGCCGAGGTCCGTGTGGTCATCGAGGAACTCTTTGCCCAGCGAGGTCGGCCGATGTCGGCCAATAACTATCGACAGGCTCTGGTGCCCGATGGGGCAACGATTATCGCTCAGCGCAAGGGTACGGCGCCTGGGTTGATCGTTCCGGTTGGAGAGAAGGTTATCTTCGCTTTGCCTGGCGTCCCGTATGAACTCGACGATATGCTCGCTCATGAGGTGCTCGCCGAGTTGCATGCACGGCGTAAAGACGCTACCGTGATTCGATCCAGGGTGTTGAGAACCTGGGGGCTTGGTGAGTCACGCCTTGCTGAGTTGATGGCACCGCGTTTCGAGGAACTTGAGGGTTCGAATGTCACCATTGCTTTTCTCGCATCGGGGATCGAAGGGGTAAAGGTACGCTTTACGGTCAACACCACGAGCGAGGAGGAGGCCGCTATCCTACTTGATCGTGAGGAGGCCCAAGCGCGTGGGCTTCTCGGGGATGCCATCTTTGGAGTAGACGACGATACCCTTGAATCCGTAGTGGCCCAGCTCGCTCTCACGCAGGGTATCTCGATCGCGGTTGCGGAGTCGCTCACCGGAGGCATGGTGGCCTCGCAACTGGTACGTGTTCCTGGAGCCTCTCGGTGGTTCCGTGGTGGAGTCGTTAGCTACGCCACGGCCGTCAAAGAGGAGCTGCTTGGTGTCAAGACGGCTGCGGTGGTATCCGAGGAGGCTGCCTGTTCGATGGCTGAAGGTGTGGCTCGGCTGTTAGGGAGTGAACTCGGAGTCGCGACCACCGGAGTCGCCGGACCCGAGATGATGGAGGGCCAGGCTGTCGGCACGGTGTGGATTGGGATGAGCCTGCGTGGTCATTCTTCGGCACGTAGGGTGCAGCTCCTAGGAGATCGCGAGCGAATCCGCACGTATGCCACCGCGACCGCGCTCGATCTGGTGCGATTGACCCTGAGTGGGTCGGCACGCGGATTCGAGCTTGCGGAGACGGATGTGAGACGCTGA
- a CDS encoding CDP-alcohol phosphatidyltransferase family protein → MSTPQRLIYGPSAIATPANAITVLRICFAPVFVLLLLSSPTSIVPFWLWAGLALSDKADGYIARRQGVTRSGAFLDPLADKILVFAAFGALFVLHRIDGLPVLIMGLREVAVSVYRTQVLASGKSLPARLPGKLKMLVQILVIGFALIPFVGQHDHSLINVGVWIAVVLALVSAVQYFFDSKSIKA, encoded by the coding sequence ATGTCTACTCCACAGCGCCTCATCTATGGCCCCTCCGCCATAGCTACACCAGCAAACGCTATCACGGTGTTGCGCATCTGCTTTGCGCCGGTGTTTGTACTGTTGTTGCTGTCATCGCCCACCTCGATCGTTCCATTTTGGCTCTGGGCGGGGCTTGCGCTCTCCGACAAGGCAGATGGTTACATCGCACGACGCCAGGGTGTCACGCGCTCGGGTGCCTTCCTTGACCCCCTTGCCGACAAAATTCTTGTTTTCGCAGCGTTTGGTGCCTTATTTGTTCTGCACCGTATTGATGGTCTTCCTGTGCTGATTATGGGGCTTCGGGAGGTTGCGGTCTCTGTCTATCGCACACAGGTGCTCGCTTCGGGTAAGAGTCTGCCCGCGCGACTGCCCGGCAAGCTCAAGATGCTGGTGCAAATTTTGGTGATTGGCTTCGCCCTGATTCCGTTTGTCGGCCAACACGACCATTCGCTGATTAACGTCGGAGTGTGGATTGCGGTGGTGCTGGCGTTGGTGAGCGCGGTGCAGTACTTCTTTGACTCCAAGAGCATCAAGGCCTAA
- a CDS encoding homoserine kinase — translation MGFKSVRVPGSSANLGPGFDTLALAVPLFLTATAYPSDSFAVELHGEGAAEVVTGNHLIHQLVIEVLGHDHVGLVIDSEIPLARGLGSSAAVALGVAGALGHPDPLGVALDFESHPENVAASYYGGGVAALVAPGGPVIRRIPVDPLLRLVVIIPPDRLVTEVARRLLPPTVPFGDAVFNLSHAVVLAASLGHVEDLVPELFEDRLHQEARTAAFPAAKRLLDMLLEAGCLGASWSGAGTICVGFTDVDGVERVHQHVDQAMRASGLGYEVRPLAVDLDGLTTLKEPSES, via the coding sequence ATGGGTTTCAAGAGTGTCCGGGTCCCAGGCTCCTCGGCGAACCTGGGACCCGGGTTTGATACGTTGGCGCTCGCTGTGCCACTGTTTCTCACCGCCACCGCCTACCCGTCGGACTCCTTTGCGGTCGAGCTGCATGGAGAGGGTGCTGCCGAGGTGGTAACCGGGAACCACCTGATTCATCAGCTGGTAATCGAGGTTCTTGGCCATGATCATGTCGGGTTGGTCATCGACTCAGAGATTCCCTTGGCGAGGGGCCTTGGCTCATCGGCGGCGGTAGCTCTGGGTGTTGCCGGTGCTCTCGGGCATCCAGATCCTCTTGGGGTCGCGCTTGACTTTGAGAGTCACCCGGAGAACGTCGCCGCCTCCTATTACGGCGGTGGTGTTGCGGCGTTGGTCGCTCCCGGCGGTCCTGTCATTCGACGAATCCCCGTGGATCCTTTGTTGCGGTTGGTGGTCATTATTCCTCCTGATCGATTGGTGACGGAGGTGGCGAGGCGGCTGCTCCCGCCGACGGTACCCTTTGGCGATGCAGTCTTTAACCTCTCTCACGCGGTGGTATTGGCCGCTTCGCTCGGCCATGTCGAAGATCTGGTACCTGAGCTTTTTGAGGACCGCCTGCATCAGGAGGCGCGCACGGCGGCCTTCCCTGCGGCAAAGCGACTGCTCGATATGCTCTTGGAGGCGGGCTGTTTGGGGGCCTCCTGGTCAGGTGCTGGCACGATCTGTGTCGGGTTTACCGATGTCGATGGAGTTGAACGGGTGCATCAGCACGTCGATCAGGCGATGCGTGCGAGTGGCTTGGGCTACGAGGTGCGCCCTCTCGCCGTTGATCTTGACGGATTGACCACTCTGAAGGAGCCAAGCGAGAGCTGA
- a CDS encoding polyribonucleotide nucleotidyltransferase: MSAISVERQFTGMDTLIRFETGLLAPQAHGAVVAQLGSTMVLATATTNKQPKDGIDFFPLTVDVEERMYAAGKIPGSFFRREGRASDQAILTCRLIDRPLRPCFPDGFRNDVHVVVTILGADLINPHDVLAINASSAALMMSGIPFEGPIGAVRIALAADGRWIPFPTYQEGDESSFELVVAGRMTSDGSDVAVMMVEAGGTEFTWKAYEAKAAIPTEEVVAAGLVEAKRWIAESIALQQELLAKSTPREPMVWTPVKDYSDEIAEAVATSGRAKLVAANAIADKLERAAAIEAVNAQVQEELASRFEDQSGAIKAALRSLLKAVVRDRIVHEGVRIDGRDTSTIRPLSAAVGLIPTAHGSGLFQRGETQVLNICTLGMPRMNQLLDTLGVEDTKRYMHHYNMPPFASGEPGFMRGPKRREIGHGLLAERALLPVVPSEEEFSYALRLVSEVLSSNGSTSMASVCGSTLSLMDAGVPIKAPVGGIAMGLIYEDGKYVTLTDILGAEDAFGDMDFKVAGTREFVTALQLDTKIDGIPAEVLASALKQAHTARMQIIDVIEETLPAPRSEVAATAPRIVTIQIPMDKIGEIIGPKGKNINALQLDTGCDISVDDDGTVGRVVIGSKDGEMVKEVQRRIELILNPPEATLGAVYLGKVVGITKFGAFVNILPGRDGLVHISKLGRGKRVERVEDVLELNQEISVRVDEIDPSGKLALSLVDEGSQSEPRESEHVPSERKHAQAAAPEPTNRVSFEDSFESELAREIGDLG, encoded by the coding sequence ATGTCGGCAATCAGTGTCGAGCGTCAGTTCACGGGTATGGATACCCTGATTCGTTTTGAAACCGGACTTCTTGCTCCGCAGGCTCATGGAGCAGTGGTGGCCCAACTCGGCAGCACGATGGTGCTTGCGACGGCCACGACCAACAAGCAACCAAAAGACGGGATCGATTTCTTTCCGTTGACGGTTGACGTCGAGGAGCGGATGTATGCCGCCGGGAAGATTCCGGGTTCGTTCTTCCGGCGTGAGGGCCGCGCAAGTGATCAGGCCATCTTGACCTGCCGGTTGATCGACCGTCCACTCCGTCCGTGCTTTCCCGATGGGTTTCGCAATGATGTCCATGTAGTGGTCACGATCCTTGGTGCTGATCTGATCAACCCGCATGACGTCCTCGCGATCAATGCGTCGTCGGCGGCGTTGATGATGTCGGGTATCCCCTTCGAGGGTCCTATCGGTGCGGTTCGCATTGCGTTGGCAGCAGATGGTCGGTGGATACCATTCCCGACCTATCAAGAGGGTGACGAGAGCTCCTTCGAGCTGGTCGTTGCGGGACGGATGACGAGCGATGGCTCCGATGTCGCTGTGATGATGGTCGAGGCTGGTGGTACCGAGTTCACTTGGAAGGCCTACGAAGCCAAGGCCGCGATACCGACCGAAGAGGTCGTCGCCGCTGGTCTGGTGGAGGCGAAGCGTTGGATCGCTGAGTCGATCGCACTGCAGCAGGAGCTTCTCGCCAAGTCGACGCCACGGGAGCCAATGGTTTGGACCCCCGTCAAGGACTACAGTGATGAGATCGCTGAAGCGGTCGCTACGAGTGGTCGAGCAAAGCTCGTTGCTGCGAATGCCATCGCCGACAAGCTGGAGCGAGCGGCCGCGATTGAAGCCGTCAACGCCCAGGTCCAAGAGGAGCTCGCCTCCCGCTTCGAGGATCAAAGTGGAGCCATCAAGGCAGCACTGCGGTCCCTCCTTAAGGCGGTCGTACGCGATCGAATTGTGCATGAGGGCGTACGTATCGATGGTCGCGATACCTCCACTATTCGTCCCCTCTCTGCGGCGGTGGGGCTGATTCCTACGGCACACGGCTCTGGTCTTTTCCAGCGAGGTGAGACCCAGGTGCTCAATATCTGCACGCTGGGTATGCCACGCATGAATCAGCTACTCGACACCTTGGGTGTCGAAGACACCAAGCGCTATATGCACCACTACAATATGCCCCCGTTCGCCTCCGGTGAGCCAGGCTTTATGCGTGGTCCCAAGCGTCGAGAGATCGGCCATGGCTTGCTTGCTGAGCGAGCGCTTCTTCCGGTGGTGCCAAGCGAGGAGGAGTTCAGTTATGCACTCCGTCTCGTCTCCGAGGTCTTGAGCTCCAATGGATCTACCTCGATGGCTTCGGTCTGCGGATCGACCCTCTCGTTGATGGACGCTGGGGTGCCGATCAAGGCGCCAGTCGGCGGCATTGCCATGGGGCTCATCTACGAGGATGGCAAGTACGTGACGCTCACCGACATTCTGGGTGCCGAGGATGCTTTTGGTGATATGGACTTCAAGGTAGCGGGTACGCGTGAGTTTGTCACGGCCCTGCAGCTTGACACGAAGATCGATGGCATTCCAGCAGAGGTGTTGGCATCGGCGCTCAAGCAGGCCCATACCGCGAGGATGCAGATCATCGATGTCATCGAAGAGACGCTTCCGGCTCCGCGGTCTGAGGTCGCGGCGACAGCCCCGCGTATTGTGACCATCCAGATTCCGATGGACAAGATCGGCGAGATCATCGGTCCAAAGGGTAAGAATATCAACGCACTACAACTCGACACCGGTTGTGACATTTCGGTCGATGATGATGGTACGGTCGGACGAGTCGTTATCGGCTCGAAGGATGGCGAGATGGTCAAAGAGGTGCAACGTCGCATCGAGTTGATTCTCAACCCACCAGAGGCCACGCTTGGCGCTGTGTACCTGGGTAAGGTCGTTGGGATCACGAAATTTGGTGCATTCGTTAATATCCTTCCTGGACGTGATGGATTGGTGCATATCTCCAAGTTGGGGCGCGGTAAGCGCGTCGAGCGGGTCGAGGATGTGCTCGAGCTCAACCAGGAGATCTCGGTGAGGGTCGATGAGATCGATCCCTCCGGCAAGTTGGCGCTGTCACTCGTTGATGAAGGTTCCCAGTCCGAGCCTCGAGAGTCCGAACACGTGCCTTCGGAGAGGAAGCATGCCCAAGCGGCGGCGCCTGAACCGACGAATCGCGTCTCGTTCGAGGATTCGTTCGAGTCCGAGCTCGCACGGGAGATCGGCGACCTGGGCTAG
- a CDS encoding DNA translocase FtsK, whose product MATSSRGKQGAPRKPTPTKRKSGSRPATAATPVHWSREATGLVWMVGALLLGLVAYSGLFGGLGRVLLGLSHDLLGDPAWVLYLVAAVIGFAVLMRYARLPRHTSIIAGVLVMVIAAIDAAITLGTRANLVLPGAHNGGVVGDLIGFGATTVAGSIGGTIILMLIGVVCLLGLVGLRPRESMNWLVARLAKTHAPSSPEARESQAKEEAIPGRTRKRRRLASSEVKAAEEVRVATPDATETAVGTPMPLEEPTPLEEPTPLEEPVLVETLMPPAREDSPWRLPPQSLLKRGSRAKIDRADLERRGRVLESALGSHGVTVKVVNMTVGPTVTRYELELAEGVKVARVLALQRDIAYAMAATDVRILAPIPGKSAIGVEVPNRVREVVTLGDVLASPQMERANKVLEVPLGRDISGTAAVFDIAAMPHVLVAGSTGSGKSSLINSLLTSLLVRNTPRELRLILVDPKRVELSQYNALPHLLTSVVVDPKKAAHALNWAVVEMERRYDILAHWGVRDIVGYRELIALSAGREDPDEGPPEELPYILVVIDELNDLMMAAPRDVEDSICRIAQKARAVGVHLVIATQRPSVDVITGVIKTNVPSRIAFAVASQTDSRVILDQLGAEKLVGKGDLLMVTATSSQPRRLQAPWVSEHEVAAVVGYWRRQGTPSYLEELDKVEDSAKPKSDLASEVDPLFATAARLIVETGAGSTSMLQRRLKVGFARAGRLMDLLEDRGIVGPADGSKQRQVLVSPEELEELDI is encoded by the coding sequence GTGGCGACATCTTCTCGCGGAAAGCAAGGTGCCCCAAGGAAGCCCACACCCACCAAGCGCAAGTCGGGCAGCCGACCGGCTACGGCGGCGACACCGGTGCACTGGTCACGCGAGGCGACAGGTCTTGTCTGGATGGTCGGAGCGCTGCTGCTCGGACTCGTGGCGTACTCGGGGCTGTTTGGAGGCCTGGGAAGGGTACTGTTAGGGCTGAGCCATGATCTCTTGGGAGATCCGGCATGGGTACTGTACCTGGTCGCTGCCGTCATTGGCTTCGCTGTTTTGATGAGGTACGCACGCTTACCCCGGCATACGTCCATCATCGCGGGCGTGCTCGTAATGGTGATCGCCGCGATCGATGCGGCGATCACGTTGGGGACGAGAGCCAATCTTGTACTACCTGGAGCACACAATGGTGGTGTCGTCGGCGACCTGATTGGTTTTGGTGCAACCACCGTAGCGGGATCGATCGGGGGAACGATCATACTCATGCTGATTGGGGTGGTTTGTCTACTTGGCTTGGTTGGACTTAGGCCCCGGGAGTCGATGAACTGGCTTGTTGCACGACTCGCAAAGACACATGCACCATCATCGCCCGAGGCACGGGAGTCACAGGCCAAAGAGGAGGCTATCCCAGGGCGAACCCGCAAACGACGGCGTCTGGCGTCCTCTGAGGTGAAGGCCGCTGAGGAGGTCCGAGTAGCCACCCCTGATGCCACTGAGACAGCTGTTGGAACGCCGATGCCTCTCGAGGAGCCGACACCCCTCGAGGAGCCGACACCCCTCGAGGAACCGGTACTCGTGGAGACGCTGATGCCGCCCGCGCGGGAGGATAGCCCGTGGCGGCTACCACCGCAATCGTTGTTGAAGCGGGGGAGTCGCGCCAAGATCGACCGAGCAGACCTTGAGCGGAGAGGCCGGGTGCTCGAGAGTGCTTTAGGCTCACATGGGGTGACCGTCAAGGTCGTCAACATGACTGTTGGTCCGACCGTAACACGCTATGAACTGGAGTTGGCCGAGGGGGTCAAGGTTGCACGCGTTCTCGCGCTCCAGCGCGATATCGCGTATGCGATGGCCGCGACCGATGTGCGCATCCTTGCTCCGATTCCTGGGAAGAGCGCGATTGGGGTCGAGGTTCCGAATCGGGTTCGTGAGGTCGTGACCCTGGGTGACGTGCTGGCGAGTCCACAGATGGAACGAGCCAACAAGGTGCTTGAGGTGCCACTCGGTCGAGATATCTCCGGTACAGCGGCTGTTTTTGACATCGCGGCGATGCCCCATGTCCTGGTGGCAGGTTCGACGGGCTCGGGGAAGTCATCGTTGATCAACTCGCTTTTAACCAGCCTGTTAGTGCGCAATACGCCAAGAGAATTACGTCTCATCCTTGTGGATCCCAAGCGGGTTGAGCTCTCGCAGTACAATGCATTGCCTCACCTACTCACGAGCGTGGTAGTCGACCCCAAAAAGGCAGCGCACGCGCTCAACTGGGCGGTCGTAGAGATGGAGCGTCGCTATGATATTCTTGCCCATTGGGGAGTACGCGACATTGTCGGTTACCGCGAACTGATTGCGCTCTCTGCGGGAAGGGAAGATCCAGACGAGGGGCCACCTGAGGAGCTGCCCTATATCTTGGTGGTCATTGATGAGCTGAACGATCTCATGATGGCGGCACCACGCGATGTTGAGGACTCAATCTGTCGGATCGCGCAGAAGGCACGTGCGGTTGGGGTCCATCTCGTGATCGCGACCCAAAGGCCCTCGGTCGATGTCATCACTGGGGTGATCAAGACCAATGTGCCCTCGAGAATCGCCTTTGCGGTCGCCTCACAGACCGACTCAAGGGTGATTTTGGATCAGCTTGGGGCCGAGAAGCTTGTGGGGAAAGGTGATCTCTTGATGGTCACGGCTACGAGTTCCCAGCCTCGACGGTTGCAAGCGCCGTGGGTCTCGGAACATGAGGTGGCGGCGGTGGTTGGATATTGGCGCCGTCAGGGTACCCCCTCCTACCTCGAGGAACTCGACAAAGTAGAGGATTCCGCCAAGCCTAAGAGTGATTTGGCTAGTGAGGTAGATCCCCTTTTCGCGACAGCGGCACGACTGATCGTTGAGACTGGTGCGGGGTCCACGTCGATGTTGCAGCGGCGTCTCAAAGTTGGTTTCGCACGGGCAGGACGACTGATGGACCTCCTTGAGGACCGAGGGATCGTTGGGCCAGCTGATGGTTCAAAGCAACGGCAGGTTCTCGTATCGCCAGAGGAACTTGAGGAGCTCGATATCTGA
- the dapB gene encoding 4-hydroxy-tetrahydrodipicolinate reductase yields the protein MRIGVLGAGGKVGSSVCRVILENPAYELVAAVDPKLAGIDLGQMLGRQAAGLIARRDVESLIAEGPEVVIDFTEARGSYRNLLKLAEAGIPAVVGTTGYTQEELDELAQAFVGVGCVIASNFSIGAILMMRCAALCAPYFESVEIVETHHDQKVDAPSGTSLETAKWIAHARQGVGEGGFLGDRTSNLKVEGVRGGLVDDEIRIHSLRLRGAVAHHEVVFGAAGQTLTIRHDSHDRASFVPGVLLAVDRVRSLDRLVIGIDRLLGGD from the coding sequence ATGCGAATTGGTGTGCTGGGTGCAGGTGGCAAGGTCGGCTCAAGCGTGTGTCGAGTGATTCTCGAGAACCCGGCGTATGAGTTGGTTGCCGCAGTGGACCCCAAACTCGCGGGCATTGATCTCGGACAGATGCTTGGACGTCAGGCGGCGGGCCTCATAGCGCGTCGCGATGTTGAGTCGTTGATCGCCGAGGGGCCGGAGGTAGTCATCGACTTCACTGAGGCCCGTGGATCCTACCGCAACTTGCTCAAGTTGGCCGAAGCCGGCATCCCTGCGGTGGTTGGCACGACTGGTTACACTCAAGAGGAGCTTGACGAGCTTGCGCAGGCCTTTGTCGGAGTGGGGTGTGTGATCGCCTCGAACTTCTCAATCGGCGCTATCTTGATGATGCGATGTGCGGCGCTGTGTGCCCCTTACTTTGAGAGTGTGGAGATCGTGGAGACGCACCATGACCAGAAGGTGGATGCCCCATCGGGAACCTCCCTTGAGACGGCGAAGTGGATTGCTCATGCCCGTCAGGGAGTGGGTGAGGGTGGTTTTCTCGGTGATCGAACGAGTAACCTGAAGGTTGAAGGGGTACGTGGTGGGCTCGTCGATGACGAGATACGGATTCATTCGCTCCGGCTTCGCGGAGCGGTTGCCCATCACGAGGTTGTTTTTGGTGCGGCGGGTCAGACGTTGACGATTCGGCATGACTCACATGATCGTGCATCCTTTGTGCCCGGTGTGCTCTTGGCGGTGGATCGGGTGAGGAGTCTTGACCGGCTCGTGATCGGGATCGATAGGTTACTCGGGGGAGATTGA